A region of the Candidatus Zixiibacteriota bacterium genome:
AAAAGCCGTCGCCCGAAATAGCCAGATCGAGCGCGTTGCCGGTCGAGCTCAAATCTCCACCAGTGAACTCTCGGACCGTTGACACCGCTTTGGTGCCGTATCCGATCGATAACTCGTTGGGAACCCGGGAGCCAACCGCCGAGGTTACCCCGGCCGTCCGATACTTCTGATAGAGTACATCCTGAAACTCTACTCGGCTTTTCTTGAAACCGGACGTGTTGATGTTGGCCAGGTTGTTGGCAATGTTGTCAACGTTCATCTGCTGTCCGAGCATTCCCGAAGCAGCCGTGCGCATGGCCTTTATCATCGCAAACTCCTATTTGTAGCGATCATTTACTGGTTACCACCCACCCGATTGAAAAGGTCGTCAAGAGATTTGTCCTGGGACTGCACCGACGCGGCGTTAGCCTCGTAAGAGCGATAAGAGATAATCATATCTACCATCTCCCGGACAATATCCACGTTGGATTCCTCGACATATCCCTGACGAATCTGGGCATTCTCGACCGGCGTGGTCGTTACCCCGTCAGGCACCACGAAGGAACCATTCCCGACCTTTTCCAGTTGAGTAAGGTCTTCCACCGTTTGCGGAATAATTCGTCCGACAGCTTGTCCGTTGACCTGGATCTCGCCGTCAGCGGAGACATCTACCTGACCGGACCCGACTGTTATCGGTCCCCCTTCTCCCATCACCAGAGCTCCTCCCGGGAAAGCCAAAAAGCCGTCGCCGTCCACGGTGAAACTGCCGGAGCGAGTCAAAACGGTGCTGCCGTCTTCGAATTGAAGGGTGAAAAAGCCGTCGCCGTCGATTGCCATATCGAGCGACGCACCGGTCTTGTTGAATGTCCCCTGGGTGAAGTCGACATAGACTTCGTCGACCATGGGTTGTTCCCAATCAGTTATCTTAGCCGCCTGTCGTCTGGTGGCCTTGGACAACTCCTGGGTAAACACGCCGTCTTTTTTGTATCCGACGGTACCGACATTGGCCAGGTTGTTGGCCGAAGCTTCCTGCTTCCTTAGGTGCGGTATCATACCGGATGCGGATGTATAAAGTCCCTTTATCATACAAACCTCCGCTTTACCTATAGCGAAGACTGTGCCAAACGCTGGATCGCACAGCTAAGCGGCTGATATGCAGGACTTTACGCAACCGCCCGACAAGTCCGAAGGGACTCGGAACGGAAACATGATCGGTGCTTACCCGGAAAATTTTATCTAGCTGAGTGTCACGACATTAGTCTTGTGGCAGACCATACTTGGCGAGTGTTTTATTAATCAGTCGATCCATTGCCTCGTTAAAACGTTCTTCATCAAAATAGGTACCGGTTGTTTTTTGATAAAGCGGGCAATCGGTTTTATAACCGAAACACTTCAATTCTTCGGCCATGTAGCAAGCCTTGAGATAGGCACAGCGGACTAGTTTGCGGGAAGTTTGATTGGTATTCATAGACTGTCAGTCGGCACAATTCGGGTAAACTTGAATCGCCGCTCAATCTTTGAACAGAGACGTCTCTGCAGTGTATACCATACATGTGAAGCGGCTTGCAGGAGCACGGAAACAAGCAAGAAACCGGTTGCCAGATCGGCGCCGAGCAGCTATATTTGAAATGCTTGAAGATATAGACTGACAGTTACTTACAGCGTACACACTTAGCAGCGACGAAATTTCACAGATGTAGCACTGTTTTTGCTTGACCAGAGATCAAAGCAAAGGGAAAAGCATATGACCAAGTGCGTTAGACTAGTTACCACCATTCTGGCTTTATTCGTTATTTGTTGCGGGAGTTCAGCCCTGGCTCAAGGAACTGATCCCGGCACACCTGACACACTCAGGATCGAATCGATTACCGCCTATCAGGGTTCTCCGGCTGAAGTGCCCGTTTATTTCTATAACGATGAGAATCTGGGCGGTGTCGAGATAACCCTGGAATTCAATTCATCCGACATTTACATCGATTCCGTATCGTTTGTCGGTAGTCGTGTCGAGACCATGTCGTCGACCGGCTACACCGCCGGCGGCACTACGGTTACATTCTACGTGATTGGATTCTCCGATGTTATCGAACCGGGCTCGGGACTTCTGGCCACCCTGCACTGCGGTTACCCCTCCACTATCACGCCTCAGATCGTTTCCTTCGACACCACTACGATCATTTCGGGAGACGTAGAATACTCAACGACTTTTTCCGATGAATTGGCTCAGTATTACATCCCCGAGTTCGTGTCCGGACAGATCGACATTCAAGAATCAGGCTGTTGTATTGGCGATCGCGGGAATATCAACAATAGTGAAGACGACGTTCTGGACATATCCGATGTTGTTTACCTGGTCAATTATATGTTTCAACAGGGGCCTGCCCCGGTTTGTATGGATGAAGCCAACGTCAACGGCAGTGAATTACCGGAGCCTGATATTTCCGACCTCGTTTATCTTGCGTCTTATATGTTCAACCAGGGACCGCCGCCGGTGCCTTGTCATTAGTACCGACTGTCGCAGACAACAAATACATGAAACGGCTCGTCACAAGACGAGCCGTTTCTATTGTGGGAATAGGACTGGGTCAGAGAACTTATTCTTTACGCCGGAAACTCACTACCGCGGTTTCGTCGTCTTCTTTCGTCTCAAGTCGATGGACTTCCTTGTTGAACTTCTTCTGCTGGCGCTCCTTGAGTTTTTCGAACACCTTCTTTTCACGCGAGGCTTCTACCAGTTTCATCCGTTTTTCTTCTGCTTCATGATCGAGTGCCTGCAGAAGCTGTTT
Encoded here:
- the flgF gene encoding flagellar basal-body rod protein FlgF, whose amino-acid sequence is MIKGLYTSASGMIPHLRKQEASANNLANVGTVGYKKDGVFTQELSKATRRQAAKITDWEQPMVDEVYVDFTQGTFNKTGASLDMAIDGDGFFTLQFEDGSTVLTRSGSFTVDGDGFLAFPGGALVMGEGGPITVGSGQVDVSADGEIQVNGQAVGRIIPQTVEDLTQLEKVGNGSFVVPDGVTTTPVENAQIRQGYVEESNVDIVREMVDMIISYRSYEANAASVQSQDKSLDDLFNRVGGNQ